One Rosa chinensis cultivar Old Blush chromosome 5, RchiOBHm-V2, whole genome shotgun sequence genomic region harbors:
- the LOC112167230 gene encoding phosphatidate cytidylyltransferase 2: MQRDNTAGSPSTPRSPRLRHRRRSAEQLIPDASNTNGGHLLVDDNNKYKTMWIRAYSTVWMIGGFALIIYLGHLAITAMVVVIQIFMAKELFNLLRRAHEDRRLPGFRLLNWHFFFTAMLFVYGRILSQRLVNTVTSDKFLHKVVSSLIQYHMVACYFLYIAGFMWFILTLKKKMYKYQFGQYAWTHMILIIVFTQSSFTVANIFEGIFWFLLPATLIVINDIAAYICGFFFGRTPLIKISPKKTWEGFIGASITTMFSAFWLAHIMGQFQWLTCPRKDLSTGWLHCDPGPLFTPEYHTLPGWLPEWFPWKGISIMPVQWHALCLGLFSSIIAPFGGFFASGFKRAFKVKDFGDSIPGHGGITDRMDCQMVMAVFAYIYHQSFVVPQQLSVEILLDQILTNLTLEQQQALYEKLKQVLQDRLVG; the protein is encoded by the exons ATGCAAAGAGATAATACTGCCGGAAGTCCATCAACCCCAAGGTCCCCACGACTGCGGCACCGTAGACGCTCAGCTGAG CAACTTATCCCAGATGCTAGTAACACAAATGGAGGTCATTTACTTGTTGATGACAATAATAAATACAAGACGATGTGGATTCGGGCATACTCTACTGTTTGGATGATTGGAGGATTTGCATTAATTATATATCTGGGCCATCTGGCTATTACTGCCATGGTGGTTGTTATCCAAATCTTCATGGCAAAGGAGCTCTTTAATCTCTTAAGGAGAGCTCATGAAGATAGGCGTCTCCCAGGATTCAGGCTGTTAAATTG GCACTTCTTCTTCACTGCAATGCTGTTTGTTTACGGTCGAATACTCAGTCAACGGCTTGTTAACACTGTAACTTCAGATAAATTTTTACATAAGGTTGTAAGCAGTCTTATCCAGTATCATATGGTCGCCTGCTATTTCTTGTACATCGCAG gttttatgtggTTCATTCTtacattgaagaagaagatgtacAAGTATCAATTTGGCCAGTATGCATGGACACACATGATCCTAATAATTGTGTTTACACAGTCCTCTTTTACTGTAGCCAACATCTTTGAAGGAATTTTCTG GTTTCTTCTTCCAGCAACACTCATAGTCATCAATGATATTGCTGCTTACATTTGCGGCTTCTTTTTTGGAAGAACCCCTTTGATTAAGATATCTCCAAAGAAAACTTGGGAGGGGTTCATTGGAGCTTCTATTACAACTATGTTCTCAGCGTTTTGG CTTGCACATATCATGGGACAATTTCAATGGCTAACTTGTCCAAGAAAG GATTTATCTACCGGTTGGCTTCACTGTGATCCTGGTCCATTGTTTACACCAGAGTATCATACCTTACCAGGATGGCTCCCGGAATGG TTTCCTTGGAAAGGGATCTCAATTATGCCAGTTCAATGGCATGCTCTATGTCTTGGTTTGTTTTCATCAATTATAGCACCTTTTGGAGGCTTCTTTGCAAGTGGTTTTAAAAGAGCTTTCAAAGTCAAG GATTTTGGTGACAGTATCCCTGGGCACGGTGGAATCACAGATAGAATGGATTGTCAG atGGTAATGGCTGTTTTCGCTTACATCTATCATCAGTCATTTGTTGTGCCTCAACAGCTCTCGGTTGAAATTTTATTGGACCAG ATTTTGACAAACCTTACTCTCGAGCAGCAGCAAGCTCTGTATGAGAAGCTTAAACAAGTCTTGCAGGATAGGCTAGTCGGATGA